Below is a window of Patescibacteria group bacterium DNA.
ATAGTTCAAATTTTACTTTGCTAAAACTGGCGAAGCCAGCCGAAGCTTGCGAACGAATTTTCAGCAGGCAATTGCGCGGGAACGAGTCCGCCTTCGCTGAAGCTACGGCGGACAGCCTTCGCAAGCGAAGGCTGGTGGAGGTGGCGAGAATTGAACTCGCGTCCAAAAAGTTGTCAGCGAAACATCTACAAACTTAGTACGCTTTAATTAAAATTTGAGAATAGAAAGCGAACGAAAAGCCCCGAAGGGGACCCATTGGGTCTCTCAAATTTTTTGCCCTAAATTTTCGCTAGTCCGACGGGCGGACGGATTCGCTATCCCGCTGAAGACGCTTGGCGAAACTCGCAGGAGAAATTTCGTAAGCGACGGCGAGCCGAAGCTCAAGCCGATTTACGCATAAGCTGGAATTCTGACCGGAGCAGCAAAAGCTGTTCGGACGGTTTTCGCGGCTGTGCGGACGCTGCGTTGAAAGCGGCGTGCAAGAAGATTATCTTTGGCAGATAAAGTTTGCGTCCCGGATATGACGGGAGAAACGCATCCCGTGATTGCAGTTTCGGCAACAAAGCCTTTTGTCGAAGCCTGGCACCCCCGATTCAGTTTTTAGTTCATAGCCCCGAAGGGGTCCCTTTGGGATTGATAGTTTTTAGACTACGAATTTAGAACTGAGCTTTCAAAGAGCAGATGCTTAGTTTAAGATATTTTTATCTAATTTTCAACCATATTTTTGGTGTCTCGGCTTGTTTGTTTTTGCTCGCGCGTTGCGGCTAAAGAATGATTGTAAAATTATTAAGAGCCGAAAGACTAATCAAGATTTAATTTTCAGCAGTTAGTCCTTATAATCCTTAAAGCTCCTTATAAACCTTATTTTCCTTCCCATGACAGAATCGGATTTCACAGCTGGCTTTTATGCCGACGACGCGCTTGCGATCATCGGCGGCGAAGGCGCGTTCGTTTTCGACACGACTGGCAAAAAATACATCGACTGCGTGGGCGGACACGGTGTCGCGAATCTCGGTCACGCGAATAAAAAAATCGCGACCGCAGTTCAGGCCGCCTGGGAAAATTTCGCCTTCACGACGGCGCGGCACCCGCACCCGCTTCGCGCCAAGTTTTTCGCAGCGCTCGCGGCCAAGATGCCTTTCAAGAAATCGAAATTTTTTCTCTGCAATTCCGGTGCGGAATCAGTCGAGGCGGCGCTCAAGATGGCGCGACTCGCGACTGGTCGTTCCAAAATTCTCGCCGCGAAACGCTCATTCCACGGGCGGACTTTCGGCGCGCTGTCCGCGACTTGGCGCCCCGAATTTCGCCAGCCTTTCGAGCCGCTCGTGCCAGACTTTGACTTCTTCGCTTTCAATAAAATCGAAACCCTGAAAGAGAAAATTGATGCCAAGACGGCGGCGGTGATTCTCGAAGTCGTGCAGGGTGAGGGTGGGATTTACCCAATCGATTCAGAATTTCTCGCGGGCGTGCGCAAGCTCTGTGATGAAAATGGCGCGCTGCTGATTCTCGACGAAGTGCAATCAGGCATTTGTCGTACGGGTAAATTTCTCGCGCTCGAAAACTTCGGCGGTCAGCCGGACATCGTTTGTATGGCGAAATCTTTGGGCGGTGGTTATCCGCTTGGTGCGACAGCTTTTCGTGCGGATCTCTTCGGCGATCAGAGCGTGCGCGGTCGTCACAATTCCACTTTCGGCGGATCGGTGCCGGCGTGTGCGGCTGGACTCGCGGCACTCGAATTTTGCGATGAGGAAAATTTGTGCGAGCAGGCGGCAGAGAAGGGCGCGTTTTTCAAAACTGAATTAGAAAAGCTTGTCCCCGCGAAGGCGGGGAACAATCCAGCAGTTAACCCCCGAGTTAACTCGGGGGTTAACGCCACCTCGAAGATCGCCGAAGTGCGGGGCATCGGTCTGATGCTCGCCGTCGAATTCAAAATTCCAGCGGGCGAAATTGTCGCGCAGATGGAGGAGGCGGGAGTTTTGGTGCTGCCGACTGGTCCGAAAGTAATTCGTTTTTTACCGCCGCTCGTTATTTCGAAAGAAGAGATTTCTGAAGT
It encodes the following:
- a CDS encoding aminotransferase class III-fold pyridoxal phosphate-dependent enzyme; protein product: MTESDFTAGFYADDALAIIGGEGAFVFDTTGKKYIDCVGGHGVANLGHANKKIATAVQAAWENFAFTTARHPHPLRAKFFAALAAKMPFKKSKFFLCNSGAESVEAALKMARLATGRSKILAAKRSFHGRTFGALSATWRPEFRQPFEPLVPDFDFFAFNKIETLKEKIDAKTAAVILEVVQGEGGIYPIDSEFLAGVRKLCDENGALLILDEVQSGICRTGKFLALENFGGQPDIVCMAKSLGGGYPLGATAFRADLFGDQSVRGRHNSTFGGSVPACAAGLAALEFCDEENLCEQAAEKGAFFKTELEKLVPAKAGNNPAVNPRVNSGVNATSKIAEVRGIGLMLAVEFKIPAGEIVAQMEEAGVLVLPTGPKVIRFLPPLVISKEEISEVVAALAKVLA